The genomic window CGTCCTTGGACAAGACATAGATCTCGCCGGTGAAGTGGGTGTGGGGCTTGATGGAGCCGGGCTTGCACAGCACTTGGCCGCGCTGCACGTCTTCACGCTTGGTGCCGCGCAACAGGATACCGACGTTGTCGCCAGCTTGACCTTGGTCCAGCAGCTTGCGGAACATTTCCACGCCAGTGCAGGTTGTCTTCTGGGTGTCAGCGATACCGACGATTTCGATTTCTTCGCCGACTTTGATGATGCCGCGCTCGATACGACCGGTCACGACGGTGCCGCGGCCAGAGATCGAGAACACGTCTTCCACGGGCATCAGGAATGCGCCGTCAACGGCACGCTCTGGCAAGGGGATGTAGGTGTCCAGGGCTTCTGCGAGCTTGAAGATGGCTTCTTCGCCCAAAGCACCCTTGTCGCCTTCCATGGCGAGCTTGGCGCTGCCGTGGATGATGGGGGTTGCATCGCCGGGGAAGTCATACTTGTCCAGCAGTTCGCGCACTTCCATTTCGACCAGTTCGAGCAACTCAGCGTCGTCGACCATGTCGCACTTGTTCAGGAACACGATGATGTAAGGCACACCGACCTGGCGGGCCAAAAGGATGTGCTCGCGGGTCTGGGGCATGGGGCCGTCAGCAGCGGAACACACCAGAATAGCGCCGTCCATCTGGGCCGCGCCAGTGATCATGTTCTTCACATAGTCGGCGTGTCCAGGGCAGTCCACGTGGGCGTAGTGGCGGTTAGCCGTTTCGTATTCCACGTGGGCGGTATTGATGGTGATACCACGCGCTTTTTCTTCAGGAGCTGCGTCGATCTGGTCATAGGCCTTGGCCTGACCGCCGAACTTGGCTGCCAACACGGTGGTGATGGCGGCTGTCAGCGTGGTCTTGCCGTGGTCAACGTGGCCAATGGTGCCCACATTGACGTGGGGCTTGGTACGTGTGAATTTTTCTTTACCCATTTTTCAATTCTCCAAAGAGCTAATCCCGTGTATTGGTTTTATGTCTGCACGGTGTTGCTGGATCACCCCGCACGGAAAACAGGGCGGCACACCGTCGCAGACAGGGAACTAATTACTTTGCGCGTGCAGCCATGATGGCTTCAGACACGTTACGCGGAGCTTCCGAGTAGTGCTTGAATTCCATCGTGTAGGACGCACGACCTTGCGACATCGAGCGCAGGGTTGTGGAGTAGCCAAACATTTCGGACAAGGGGACTTCGGCCTTGATGGCTTTGCCACCGCCGACCATGTCTTCCATGCCCTGGACCATACCGCGGCGTGAGGACAGATCGCCCATCACGTTGCCGGCGTAGTCTTCAGGTGTTTCCACTTCCACAGCCATCATAGGCTCCAGAATCACGGGGCCAGCCTTGCGGCAACCTTCCTTGAACCCGAAGATAGCGGCCATCTTGAACGCCAATTCGTTGGAGTCAACGTCGTGGTACGACCCGAAGTGCAAAGTCACCTTGACGTCGACAACGGGGTATCCAGCCAGCACACCTTGTGTGACGGCTTCGTGGATGCCCTTTTCCACCGCTGGAATGAACTCGCGTGGAACCACACCGCCCTTGATGGCGTCGACGAACTCGATGCCCTTGCCGGCTTCGTTGGGTTCGATCTTGAGCACAACGTGTCCGTACTGACCCTTACCACCGGACTGACGCACGAACTTGCCTTCGGCATCTTCGATGGTCTTGCGGATGGTTTCGCGGTAGGCAACTTGGGGCTTGCCCACGTTGGCGTCCACGCCGAATTCGCGCTTCATGCGGTCAACAATAATTTCCAAGTGCAACTCGCCCATACCGGCGATCAGGGTCTGACCAGACTCTTCGTCGGTCTTGACGCGGAACGAAGGATCTTCCTGGGCCAGACGCTGCAAAGCGATACCCATTTTTTCCTGGTCGGCTTTGGTCTTGGGTTCCACGGCCTGTGTAATCACGGGCTCAGGGAACACCATGCGCTCCAGCGTCAGGACAGCCGTTGGATCGCACAGTGTTTCACCGGTGGTGACGTCTTTCAGACCGATACAGGCCGCAATATCGCCAGCCACAATTTCGGTGACTTCTTCGCGCTTGTTGGCGTGCATTTGCACGATACGGCCGATACGCTCTTTTTTGCCACGGATCGGGTTGTATACGGTGTCGCCCTTTTGCAGAACGCCAGAGTAAACACGCACAAAGGTCAACTGACCCACAAATGGATCCGTCATCAGCTTGAATGCCAACGCGGAGAACTTCTCCGTGTCGCTGGCCTGGCGCACCACAGGAGCGTCGTCTTCGTCCATGCCGCCCACAGGCGGAATGTCCACTGGCGATGGCATGAATTCGATCACAGCGTCCAACATACGTTGCACGCCCTTGTTCTTGAAGGCGGAGCCGCAATACATGGGCTGGATTTCGCTGGCAATGGTGCGCTTGCGAATACCGAACTTGATTTCTTCTTCAGACAAATCACCTTCTTCAAGGTACTTGTTCATCAATTCTTCGTTAGCCTCGGCAGCAGCCTCAACCATCTTTTCGCGCCACTCTTTGGCCAACTCCACCAGCTCGGCGGGGATGTCCTTGTAGTCGAACAACATGCCTTGCGAAGCCTCATCCCAGATGATGGCTTTCATCTTGATCAGATCAACCACGCCGGTGAAGTGTTCTTCAGCGCCGATTGGGATCACCATGGGTACAGGGCTGGCCTTCAGGCGCAGCTTCATCTGGTCCACGACCTTGAAGAAGTTGGCACCGGTACGGTCCATCTTGTTCACAAAGGCCAAACGTGGCACCTTGTACTTGTTGGCCTGGCGCCAAACGGTTTCCGACTGGGGCTGCACGCCGCCCACAGCG from Rhodoferax sp. AJA081-3 includes these protein-coding regions:
- the tuf gene encoding elongation factor Tu, with the protein product MGKEKFTRTKPHVNVGTIGHVDHGKTTLTAAITTVLAAKFGGQAKAYDQIDAAPEEKARGITINTAHVEYETANRHYAHVDCPGHADYVKNMITGAAQMDGAILVCSAADGPMPQTREHILLARQVGVPYIIVFLNKCDMVDDAELLELVEMEVRELLDKYDFPGDATPIIHGSAKLAMEGDKGALGEEAIFKLAEALDTYIPLPERAVDGAFLMPVEDVFSISGRGTVVTGRIERGIIKVGEEIEIVGIADTQKTTCTGVEMFRKLLDQGQAGDNVGILLRGTKREDVQRGQVLCKPGSIKPHTHFTGEIYVLSKDEGGRHTPFFNNYRPQFYFRTTDVTGAIELPEGKEMVMPGDNVSITVKLINPIAMEEGLRFAIREGGRTVGAGVVAKIIA
- the fusA gene encoding elongation factor G — encoded protein: MARHTPIERYRNIGISAHIDAGKTTTTERVLFYTGVNHKIGEVHDGAATMDWMEQEQERGITITSAATTCFWKGMDKSLPEHRINIIDTPGHVDFTIEVERSMRVLDGACMVYCAVGGVQPQSETVWRQANKYKVPRLAFVNKMDRTGANFFKVVDQMKLRLKASPVPMVIPIGAEEHFTGVVDLIKMKAIIWDEASQGMLFDYKDIPAELVELAKEWREKMVEAAAEANEELMNKYLEEGDLSEEEIKFGIRKRTIASEIQPMYCGSAFKNKGVQRMLDAVIEFMPSPVDIPPVGGMDEDDAPVVRQASDTEKFSALAFKLMTDPFVGQLTFVRVYSGVLQKGDTVYNPIRGKKERIGRIVQMHANKREEVTEIVAGDIAACIGLKDVTTGETLCDPTAVLTLERMVFPEPVITQAVEPKTKADQEKMGIALQRLAQEDPSFRVKTDEESGQTLIAGMGELHLEIIVDRMKREFGVDANVGKPQVAYRETIRKTIEDAEGKFVRQSGGKGQYGHVVLKIEPNEAGKGIEFVDAIKGGVVPREFIPAVEKGIHEAVTQGVLAGYPVVDVKVTLHFGSYHDVDSNELAFKMAAIFGFKEGCRKAGPVILEPMMAVEVETPEDYAGNVMGDLSSRRGMVQGMEDMVGGGKAIKAEVPLSEMFGYSTTLRSMSQGRASYTMEFKHYSEAPRNVSEAIMAARAK